The Lacipirellula parvula genome window below encodes:
- a CDS encoding cytochrome c oxidase subunit I has translation MSTVPYDHQHEAHGHAAHGHGHSPSFLSTYVFSLDHKIIGLQFLFSTLIWFIVGGMLALGVRWQLAWPWSPMPILGNLVGHAEGGQIPPETYTMLVTMHATVMIFFVIIPVLAGAFGNFLIPLMIGADDMAFPTLNMLSYWFMWPAFMVIGASFFVEGGAAQSGWTSYPPLSALFNAAPGSGTGQTLWLVGVTFVGVSSMMGSVNYMTTIIQMRAPGMTMFRLPMTIWAMFITATLQAFALPVLTAAGFMQVTDRLLGTGFFLADGATANNMAAQAGGGQPLLWQHLFWFYSHPAVYIMILPAMGMVSDMLSCFSRKPLFGYKPMVYSIAGIAGLGFIVWGHHMFVSGMNPALGLTFMVSTMMIALPSAIKTFNWLGTMWGGKIQFTTPMLFSIAFVSMFIIGGLSGIFMAATPVDIFIHDTYYIVAHFHYVLFTGTAMAVLGAIYFWFPKMFGRMMNDSWGKVHFFLTFVLMNCVFFPMHILGMRGFPRRLADPYHYDTFRDLMPLNQFMSWCAFMLVGVQIIFVINFFWSIFFGPRAGRNPWHANGLEWQAPSPPGHGNFDFQPVIYRGPYEYGSPEVDVDYYPQTQPPTGREVPPPKH, from the coding sequence ATGAGCACCGTCCCTTACGATCATCAACACGAAGCGCATGGCCACGCCGCTCACGGGCATGGCCACTCGCCGAGCTTCTTGTCGACGTACGTCTTCTCGCTCGATCACAAGATCATCGGCCTGCAGTTCCTGTTCAGCACGCTGATCTGGTTCATCGTCGGCGGCATGCTCGCGCTCGGCGTTCGCTGGCAGCTGGCCTGGCCTTGGAGCCCGATGCCGATCCTCGGCAACCTTGTCGGCCACGCGGAAGGCGGCCAGATTCCGCCTGAAACCTACACGATGCTCGTCACCATGCACGCGACGGTGATGATCTTCTTCGTGATCATCCCGGTGCTCGCCGGCGCCTTCGGCAACTTCTTGATTCCGCTGATGATCGGCGCCGACGACATGGCGTTCCCGACGCTCAACATGCTGAGCTACTGGTTCATGTGGCCGGCGTTCATGGTGATTGGCGCCAGTTTCTTCGTGGAAGGAGGCGCCGCCCAGTCGGGCTGGACCTCGTATCCGCCGTTATCGGCGCTCTTCAACGCGGCGCCGGGGAGCGGCACCGGGCAAACCCTCTGGCTGGTGGGCGTTACCTTCGTCGGCGTCTCGTCGATGATGGGCTCGGTCAATTACATGACGACCATCATCCAAATGCGGGCGCCCGGCATGACGATGTTCCGTCTGCCGATGACGATCTGGGCGATGTTCATCACCGCGACGCTGCAAGCCTTCGCGTTGCCGGTCCTCACCGCGGCCGGCTTCATGCAAGTGACCGATCGGTTGCTCGGCACCGGCTTCTTCCTCGCTGACGGCGCCACTGCAAACAACATGGCGGCTCAGGCGGGCGGCGGGCAGCCGCTCCTCTGGCAGCATCTCTTCTGGTTCTACAGCCACCCGGCCGTCTACATCATGATTCTGCCGGCGATGGGCATGGTCTCCGACATGCTCAGCTGTTTCAGCCGCAAGCCGCTGTTCGGCTACAAGCCGATGGTCTACTCGATCGCCGGCATCGCGGGCCTCGGGTTCATCGTCTGGGGCCATCACATGTTCGTCTCGGGCATGAACCCCGCGCTCGGCCTGACGTTCATGGTGTCGACGATGATGATCGCGCTCCCCAGCGCGATCAAAACCTTCAATTGGCTCGGCACGATGTGGGGCGGCAAGATTCAGTTCACCACGCCGATGCTCTTCTCGATCGCGTTCGTCTCGATGTTCATTATCGGCGGCCTGTCGGGCATCTTCATGGCCGCCACGCCGGTCGACATCTTCATTCACGACACCTATTACATCGTCGCTCACTTCCACTACGTGCTGTTCACCGGCACGGCGATGGCCGTGCTCGGGGCGATCTATTTCTGGTTCCCCAAGATGTTCGGCCGCATGATGAACGACTCCTGGGGGAAGGTTCACTTCTTCCTGACGTTCGTCCTAATGAACTGCGTCTTCTTCCCGATGCACATCCTTGGCATGCGGGGTTTCCCGCGGCGGCTGGCCGATCCGTACCACTACGACACGTTCCGCGACCTGATGCCGCTCAACCAGTTCATGAGCTGGTGTGCGTTCATGTTGGTGGGGGTGCAGATCATCTTCGTGATCAATTTCTTCTGGAGTATTTTCTTCGGTCCCCGTGCGGGCCGGAACCCGTGGCATGCGAACGGCCTCGAGTGGCAAGCCCCGAGCCCGCCGGGCCACGGCAACTTCGATTTCCAACCCGTCATCTACCGCGGCCCGTACGAGTACGGCTCGCCGGAGGTCGACGTTGATTACTACCCGCAAACGCAACCGCCGACGGGGCGTGAAGTCCCGCCTCCGAAGCACTAA
- the coxB gene encoding cytochrome c oxidase subunit II has protein sequence MIKRFLRWMPNFWALLFLAVPVMGVATFVLADRYNIWLPRDVSEHGRTIDQLFYFILYLTGVVFIVTEVVLFYFAWKYEAKQNTKPVEFSHGSHSLEVVWTILPAVTLLFIAIYQMDAWAAAKMRPPEIPFTCEVTGRQFNWDFRYPGPDNVLYTPDDIVRTDGNLYLPYGEEVLLKITSADVLHSFFLPNLRLKQDVIPGMDQKMWFRATDGGSFDIVCAELCGWGHYKMKGRIHLLKPEEYQAKLEELRQEQNTMRVAETK, from the coding sequence ATGATCAAGCGATTCCTACGCTGGATGCCCAACTTCTGGGCGCTCCTCTTCCTCGCCGTCCCGGTGATGGGCGTCGCTACGTTCGTCCTCGCCGATCGTTACAACATCTGGCTGCCGCGCGACGTCTCCGAGCATGGCCGCACGATCGATCAGCTCTTCTACTTCATTCTCTACCTCACCGGCGTCGTCTTTATCGTCACCGAGGTGGTGCTGTTTTACTTTGCTTGGAAGTACGAGGCGAAGCAAAACACGAAACCGGTTGAGTTCTCCCACGGCAGCCACTCGCTTGAAGTCGTGTGGACGATCCTGCCGGCGGTGACGTTGCTGTTCATTGCGATCTACCAGATGGATGCCTGGGCCGCCGCAAAGATGCGTCCGCCCGAAATTCCGTTCACCTGCGAAGTGACCGGGCGGCAGTTCAATTGGGACTTCCGGTACCCGGGCCCCGACAACGTTCTCTATACGCCCGACGACATCGTCCGCACCGACGGCAACCTCTACCTACCGTACGGCGAGGAAGTGCTGTTAAAGATCACTAGCGCCGACGTGCTCCACAGCTTCTTCCTGCCGAACCTGCGGCTCAAGCAAGACGTGATCCCCGGCATGGATCAGAAGATGTGGTTCCGCGCCACCGACGGCGGCAGCTTCGACATCGTCTGCGCCGAACTGTGCGGTTGGGGCCACTACAAAATGAAAGGCCGCATTCATCTGCTGAAGCCCGAGGAATATCAGGCGAAGCTCGAGGAACTGCGGCAAGAACAAAACACGATGCGCGTTGCGGAAACAAAGTAG
- a CDS encoding cytochrome c — translation MKSLPRISGLLTVVALSAALIGCEQAPPPRFGLNPVVMVNNEISPEYQQEIANVLAAMFGTPDAPYALPESGLNQQRLTLAAGAAWSDKQGVDRGLYRKHCVHCHGINGDGRGPTARFLNPYPRDYRQGVFKFKTTYNPAKPTDGDLRRVLNNGVPGTSMPSFSLLTESELDALLEYVKYLSIRGEMEMQLSQYVYDELGETEKEDANGDPVLDEDGNPVMERPPLDPATNAEQAEVVKELLANVLGPWQEANDQVINPSEEELPADNRTAKEIGKSIEKGRELFFGTKANCFTCHGPTGLGDGQQNDFDVWAKEQNTFITTNDDLAKSIKSQHKAIAELVREGKEVAEDEATLDADEARLALRDPIAHEFYPIRNAIPRNLRKGVYRGGRRRLDIYCRIAAGIAGTPMPGVGAAGPGAQGTLSEEEIWNIVDYVLNLPYEPASNPQPALPWNSDQIAN, via the coding sequence ATGAAGTCACTCCCTCGCATCTCCGGCTTGCTAACCGTCGTCGCCCTCTCGGCGGCGCTCATCGGCTGCGAACAGGCGCCTCCGCCGCGGTTCGGATTGAACCCGGTCGTGATGGTCAACAACGAGATCAGCCCCGAGTATCAGCAAGAAATTGCCAACGTCTTGGCCGCGATGTTCGGCACGCCCGACGCCCCGTACGCGTTGCCGGAGTCGGGGCTCAACCAGCAACGCCTGACGCTCGCCGCCGGCGCCGCTTGGAGCGACAAGCAGGGCGTTGATCGCGGCCTCTACCGCAAACATTGCGTCCACTGCCACGGCATCAACGGCGATGGCCGTGGCCCGACGGCCCGCTTCCTTAACCCCTATCCGCGCGACTACCGCCAAGGGGTCTTCAAGTTCAAGACGACCTACAACCCCGCGAAGCCGACCGATGGCGATCTCCGCCGCGTGCTGAACAACGGCGTCCCCGGCACGTCGATGCCGTCGTTCTCGCTGCTTACTGAATCTGAACTCGACGCCCTGCTGGAGTATGTGAAGTACCTCTCGATCCGCGGCGAAATGGAAATGCAGCTTTCGCAGTACGTCTACGACGAACTCGGCGAAACGGAGAAGGAAGATGCGAACGGCGACCCGGTCCTCGACGAAGACGGCAACCCGGTGATGGAACGACCGCCGCTCGATCCAGCTACCAACGCCGAACAGGCCGAGGTGGTGAAGGAACTGCTGGCCAACGTCCTTGGCCCATGGCAGGAAGCGAACGACCAGGTGATCAACCCCTCGGAAGAGGAACTGCCGGCCGACAATCGCACTGCGAAAGAAATTGGCAAATCGATCGAGAAAGGCCGCGAACTGTTCTTCGGCACGAAGGCCAACTGCTTCACTTGCCACGGCCCGACGGGCCTCGGCGACGGCCAGCAGAACGACTTCGATGTCTGGGCCAAAGAGCAGAATACGTTCATCACGACGAACGATGATCTGGCCAAGTCGATCAAGAGCCAACACAAGGCTATCGCCGAATTGGTCCGCGAAGGGAAAGAAGTCGCCGAGGATGAGGCGACGCTCGACGCCGACGAGGCCCGTCTCGCCCTGCGAGACCCGATCGCGCACGAGTTCTACCCGATCCGCAACGCGATCCCGCGTAATCTCCGCAAAGGCGTCTACCGCGGCGGCCGCCGTCGGCTCGACATTTACTGCCGCATCGCCGCCGGCATTGCGGGGACGCCGATGCCAGGCGTCGGCGCCGCCGGGCCAGGCGCCCAAGGGACGCTCAGCGAAGAGGAGATTTGGAACATCGTCGACTACGTGCTGAATCTCCCCTACGAGCCGGCGAGCAATCCGCAGCCCGCGCTCCCGTGGAATAGCGATCAGATCGCCAACTAA